The following proteins are encoded in a genomic region of Bubalus kerabau isolate K-KA32 ecotype Philippines breed swamp buffalo chromosome 13, PCC_UOA_SB_1v2, whole genome shotgun sequence:
- the YTHDF1 gene encoding YTH domain-containing family protein 1 isoform X2, whose amino-acid sequence MSATSVDPQRTKGQDNKVQNGSLHQKDTVHDNDFEPYLSGQSNQSNSYPSMADPYLSSYYPPSIGFPYSLNEAPWSTGGDPPIPYLTTYGQLSNGDHHFMHDAVFGQPGGLGSNIYQHRFNFFPENPAFSAWGTSGSQGQQAQSSAYGNSYTYPPSSLGGTIVDGQTGFHGDTLNKAPGMNSLEQGMVGLKIGDVTTSAVKTVGSVVSSVAMTGILSGNGGTNVPLPVSKPTSWAAIASKPAKPQPKMKAKSGPAIGGALPPPPIKHNMDIGTWDNKGPVPKAPAPQQVPASSVAPQPQPAMQPLPAQPPLPVPPQHTGPQQLPQTRWVAPRSRNAAFGQTGGPGSDSNSSGSAQPSTTPSAESHPVLEKLKAAHSYNPKEFDWNLKSGRVFIIKSYSEDDVHRSIKYSLWCSTEHGNRRLDSAFRALGSKGPVYLLFSVNGSGHFCGVAEMKSPVDYGTSAGVWSQDKWKGKFDVKWIFVKDVPNSQLRHIRLENNDNKPVTNSRDTQEVPLEKARQVLRIIASYRHSTSIFDDFSHYERRQEEEEVVRKERQSRNKQ is encoded by the exons AGTAACAGTTATCCCTCCATGGCCGACCCCTACCTGTCCAGCTATTACCCGCCATCCATCGGATTCCCCTATTCCCTCAACGAGGCACCGTGGTCTACTGGAGGGGACCCTCCAATCCCCTACCTCACCACCTACGGACAGCTCAGTAACGGAGACCACCACTTCATGCATGATGCTGTTTTCGGGCAGCCTGGGGGATTGGGGAGCAACATCTACCAGCACAGGTTTAATTTCTTCCCTGAAAACCCTGCCTTCTCGGCCTGGGGGACGAGTGGGTCTCAGGGTCAGCAGGCTCAGAGTTCAGCCTACGGGAACAGCTACACCTACCCACCAAGCTCCTTGGGTGGCACGATTGTGGACGGACAGACAGGCTTTCATGGTGATACCCTCAACAAGGCACCAGGAATGAAcagcctggagcagggcatggtggGCCTGAAGATTGGGGACGTCACCACCTCTGCAGTCAAGACGGTAGGGTCGGTCGTCAGCAGTGTGGCCATGACAGGCATCCTTTCTGGCAACGGTGGGACGAATGTGCCCTTGCCAGTGTCGAAGccgacctcatgggctgccattGCCAGCAAACCTGCTAAACCACAGCCGAAAATGAAGGCCAAGAGCGGGCCTGCCATCGGGGGGGCGCTGCCCCCGCCACCTATTAAACATAACATGGACATTGGTACTTGGGACAACAAGGGACCTGTGCCCAAAGCCCCGGCCCCCCAGCAGGTTCCAGCCTCCTCGGtggccccccagccccagccggCCATGCAGCCTCTTCCCGCCCAACCTCCCCTTCCGGTCCCACCACAGCACACGGGCCCCCAGCAGCTGCCCCAGACCCGCTGGGTTGCCCCTCGTAGCAGAAATGCGGCGTTCGGGCAGACCGGGGGCCCCGGCAGCGACAGTAACTCCTCTGGGAGCGCTCAGCCCAGCACGACCCCGAGCGCAGAGTCCCACCCCGTCCTAGAAAAACTGAAAGCCGCCCACAGCTACAACCCCAAGGAGTTTGACTGGAACCTGAAGAGCGGGCGCGTGTTCATCATCAAGAGCTACTCAGAGGATGACGTGCACCGTTCTATCAAGTACTCGCTCTGGTGTAGCACAGAGCATGGCAACCGGCGCCTGGACAGTGCCTTCCGTGCCCTGGGCAGCAAGGGACCCGTCTACCTGCTCTTCAGCGTCAATGGCAGCGGCCATTTCTGCGGGGTGGCCGAGATGAAGTCGCCTGTGGACTACGGCACCAGCGCTGGGGTCTGGTCCCAGGACAAGTGGAAGGGCAAGTTTGACGTGAAGTGGATCTTCGTAAAGGACGTGCCCAACAGCCAGCTGCGGCACATCCGGCTggaaaacaatgacaacaagCCGGTCACCAACTCGCGTGACACCCAGGAGGTACCCCTGGAGAAGGCGCGGCAGGTGCTGCGGATCATCGCCTCCTACAGGCACAGCACCTCCATCTTCGATGACTTCTCACACTATGAGAGgcgccaggaggaggaggaggtggtgcgTAAG GAACGGCAGAGTCGAAACAAGCAGTGA
- the YTHDF1 gene encoding YTH domain-containing family protein 1 isoform X4, producing the protein MKHVGHQRGPPVQNGSLHQKDTVHDNDFEPYLSGQSNQSNSYPSMADPYLSSYYPPSIGFPYSLNEAPWSTGGDPPIPYLTTYGQLSNGDHHFMHDAVFGQPGGLGSNIYQHRFNFFPENPAFSAWGTSGSQGQQAQSSAYGNSYTYPPSSLGGTIVDGQTGFHGDTLNKAPGMNSLEQGMVGLKIGDVTTSAVKTVGSVVSSVAMTGILSGNGGTNVPLPVSKPTSWAAIASKPAKPQPKMKAKSGPAIGGALPPPPIKHNMDIGTWDNKGPVPKAPAPQQVPASSVAPQPQPAMQPLPAQPPLPVPPQHTGPQQLPQTRWVAPRSRNAAFGQTGGPGSDSNSSGSAQPSTTPSAESHPVLEKLKAAHSYNPKEFDWNLKSGRVFIIKSYSEDDVHRSIKYSLWCSTEHGNRRLDSAFRALGSKGPVYLLFSVNGSGHFCGVAEMKSPVDYGTSAGVWSQDKWKGKFDVKWIFVKDVPNSQLRHIRLENNDNKPVTNSRDTQEVPLEKARQVLRIIASYRHSTSIFDDFSHYERRQEEEEVVRKERQSRNKQ; encoded by the exons AGTAACAGTTATCCCTCCATGGCCGACCCCTACCTGTCCAGCTATTACCCGCCATCCATCGGATTCCCCTATTCCCTCAACGAGGCACCGTGGTCTACTGGAGGGGACCCTCCAATCCCCTACCTCACCACCTACGGACAGCTCAGTAACGGAGACCACCACTTCATGCATGATGCTGTTTTCGGGCAGCCTGGGGGATTGGGGAGCAACATCTACCAGCACAGGTTTAATTTCTTCCCTGAAAACCCTGCCTTCTCGGCCTGGGGGACGAGTGGGTCTCAGGGTCAGCAGGCTCAGAGTTCAGCCTACGGGAACAGCTACACCTACCCACCAAGCTCCTTGGGTGGCACGATTGTGGACGGACAGACAGGCTTTCATGGTGATACCCTCAACAAGGCACCAGGAATGAAcagcctggagcagggcatggtggGCCTGAAGATTGGGGACGTCACCACCTCTGCAGTCAAGACGGTAGGGTCGGTCGTCAGCAGTGTGGCCATGACAGGCATCCTTTCTGGCAACGGTGGGACGAATGTGCCCTTGCCAGTGTCGAAGccgacctcatgggctgccattGCCAGCAAACCTGCTAAACCACAGCCGAAAATGAAGGCCAAGAGCGGGCCTGCCATCGGGGGGGCGCTGCCCCCGCCACCTATTAAACATAACATGGACATTGGTACTTGGGACAACAAGGGACCTGTGCCCAAAGCCCCGGCCCCCCAGCAGGTTCCAGCCTCCTCGGtggccccccagccccagccggCCATGCAGCCTCTTCCCGCCCAACCTCCCCTTCCGGTCCCACCACAGCACACGGGCCCCCAGCAGCTGCCCCAGACCCGCTGGGTTGCCCCTCGTAGCAGAAATGCGGCGTTCGGGCAGACCGGGGGCCCCGGCAGCGACAGTAACTCCTCTGGGAGCGCTCAGCCCAGCACGACCCCGAGCGCAGAGTCCCACCCCGTCCTAGAAAAACTGAAAGCCGCCCACAGCTACAACCCCAAGGAGTTTGACTGGAACCTGAAGAGCGGGCGCGTGTTCATCATCAAGAGCTACTCAGAGGATGACGTGCACCGTTCTATCAAGTACTCGCTCTGGTGTAGCACAGAGCATGGCAACCGGCGCCTGGACAGTGCCTTCCGTGCCCTGGGCAGCAAGGGACCCGTCTACCTGCTCTTCAGCGTCAATGGCAGCGGCCATTTCTGCGGGGTGGCCGAGATGAAGTCGCCTGTGGACTACGGCACCAGCGCTGGGGTCTGGTCCCAGGACAAGTGGAAGGGCAAGTTTGACGTGAAGTGGATCTTCGTAAAGGACGTGCCCAACAGCCAGCTGCGGCACATCCGGCTggaaaacaatgacaacaagCCGGTCACCAACTCGCGTGACACCCAGGAGGTACCCCTGGAGAAGGCGCGGCAGGTGCTGCGGATCATCGCCTCCTACAGGCACAGCACCTCCATCTTCGATGACTTCTCACACTATGAGAGgcgccaggaggaggaggaggtggtgcgTAAG GAACGGCAGAGTCGAAACAAGCAGTGA
- the YTHDF1 gene encoding YTH domain-containing family protein 1 isoform X1 yields MSGLRRIREQKDKIIKYKMVLCIRRIPFMTMTLSPTFLDSQTRDADYKIRKSNSYPSMADPYLSSYYPPSIGFPYSLNEAPWSTGGDPPIPYLTTYGQLSNGDHHFMHDAVFGQPGGLGSNIYQHRFNFFPENPAFSAWGTSGSQGQQAQSSAYGNSYTYPPSSLGGTIVDGQTGFHGDTLNKAPGMNSLEQGMVGLKIGDVTTSAVKTVGSVVSSVAMTGILSGNGGTNVPLPVSKPTSWAAIASKPAKPQPKMKAKSGPAIGGALPPPPIKHNMDIGTWDNKGPVPKAPAPQQVPASSVAPQPQPAMQPLPAQPPLPVPPQHTGPQQLPQTRWVAPRSRNAAFGQTGGPGSDSNSSGSAQPSTTPSAESHPVLEKLKAAHSYNPKEFDWNLKSGRVFIIKSYSEDDVHRSIKYSLWCSTEHGNRRLDSAFRALGSKGPVYLLFSVNGSGHFCGVAEMKSPVDYGTSAGVWSQDKWKGKFDVKWIFVKDVPNSQLRHIRLENNDNKPVTNSRDTQEVPLEKARQVLRIIASYRHSTSIFDDFSHYERRQEEEEVVRKERQSRNKQ; encoded by the exons AGTAACAGTTATCCCTCCATGGCCGACCCCTACCTGTCCAGCTATTACCCGCCATCCATCGGATTCCCCTATTCCCTCAACGAGGCACCGTGGTCTACTGGAGGGGACCCTCCAATCCCCTACCTCACCACCTACGGACAGCTCAGTAACGGAGACCACCACTTCATGCATGATGCTGTTTTCGGGCAGCCTGGGGGATTGGGGAGCAACATCTACCAGCACAGGTTTAATTTCTTCCCTGAAAACCCTGCCTTCTCGGCCTGGGGGACGAGTGGGTCTCAGGGTCAGCAGGCTCAGAGTTCAGCCTACGGGAACAGCTACACCTACCCACCAAGCTCCTTGGGTGGCACGATTGTGGACGGACAGACAGGCTTTCATGGTGATACCCTCAACAAGGCACCAGGAATGAAcagcctggagcagggcatggtggGCCTGAAGATTGGGGACGTCACCACCTCTGCAGTCAAGACGGTAGGGTCGGTCGTCAGCAGTGTGGCCATGACAGGCATCCTTTCTGGCAACGGTGGGACGAATGTGCCCTTGCCAGTGTCGAAGccgacctcatgggctgccattGCCAGCAAACCTGCTAAACCACAGCCGAAAATGAAGGCCAAGAGCGGGCCTGCCATCGGGGGGGCGCTGCCCCCGCCACCTATTAAACATAACATGGACATTGGTACTTGGGACAACAAGGGACCTGTGCCCAAAGCCCCGGCCCCCCAGCAGGTTCCAGCCTCCTCGGtggccccccagccccagccggCCATGCAGCCTCTTCCCGCCCAACCTCCCCTTCCGGTCCCACCACAGCACACGGGCCCCCAGCAGCTGCCCCAGACCCGCTGGGTTGCCCCTCGTAGCAGAAATGCGGCGTTCGGGCAGACCGGGGGCCCCGGCAGCGACAGTAACTCCTCTGGGAGCGCTCAGCCCAGCACGACCCCGAGCGCAGAGTCCCACCCCGTCCTAGAAAAACTGAAAGCCGCCCACAGCTACAACCCCAAGGAGTTTGACTGGAACCTGAAGAGCGGGCGCGTGTTCATCATCAAGAGCTACTCAGAGGATGACGTGCACCGTTCTATCAAGTACTCGCTCTGGTGTAGCACAGAGCATGGCAACCGGCGCCTGGACAGTGCCTTCCGTGCCCTGGGCAGCAAGGGACCCGTCTACCTGCTCTTCAGCGTCAATGGCAGCGGCCATTTCTGCGGGGTGGCCGAGATGAAGTCGCCTGTGGACTACGGCACCAGCGCTGGGGTCTGGTCCCAGGACAAGTGGAAGGGCAAGTTTGACGTGAAGTGGATCTTCGTAAAGGACGTGCCCAACAGCCAGCTGCGGCACATCCGGCTggaaaacaatgacaacaagCCGGTCACCAACTCGCGTGACACCCAGGAGGTACCCCTGGAGAAGGCGCGGCAGGTGCTGCGGATCATCGCCTCCTACAGGCACAGCACCTCCATCTTCGATGACTTCTCACACTATGAGAGgcgccaggaggaggaggaggtggtgcgTAAG GAACGGCAGAGTCGAAACAAGCAGTGA
- the YTHDF1 gene encoding YTH domain-containing family protein 1 isoform X3 has product MSATSVDPQYKMVLCIRRIPFMTMTLSPTFLDSQTRDADYKIRKSNSYPSMADPYLSSYYPPSIGFPYSLNEAPWSTGGDPPIPYLTTYGQLSNGDHHFMHDAVFGQPGGLGSNIYQHRFNFFPENPAFSAWGTSGSQGQQAQSSAYGNSYTYPPSSLGGTIVDGQTGFHGDTLNKAPGMNSLEQGMVGLKIGDVTTSAVKTVGSVVSSVAMTGILSGNGGTNVPLPVSKPTSWAAIASKPAKPQPKMKAKSGPAIGGALPPPPIKHNMDIGTWDNKGPVPKAPAPQQVPASSVAPQPQPAMQPLPAQPPLPVPPQHTGPQQLPQTRWVAPRSRNAAFGQTGGPGSDSNSSGSAQPSTTPSAESHPVLEKLKAAHSYNPKEFDWNLKSGRVFIIKSYSEDDVHRSIKYSLWCSTEHGNRRLDSAFRALGSKGPVYLLFSVNGSGHFCGVAEMKSPVDYGTSAGVWSQDKWKGKFDVKWIFVKDVPNSQLRHIRLENNDNKPVTNSRDTQEVPLEKARQVLRIIASYRHSTSIFDDFSHYERRQEEEEVVRKERQSRNKQ; this is encoded by the exons AGTAACAGTTATCCCTCCATGGCCGACCCCTACCTGTCCAGCTATTACCCGCCATCCATCGGATTCCCCTATTCCCTCAACGAGGCACCGTGGTCTACTGGAGGGGACCCTCCAATCCCCTACCTCACCACCTACGGACAGCTCAGTAACGGAGACCACCACTTCATGCATGATGCTGTTTTCGGGCAGCCTGGGGGATTGGGGAGCAACATCTACCAGCACAGGTTTAATTTCTTCCCTGAAAACCCTGCCTTCTCGGCCTGGGGGACGAGTGGGTCTCAGGGTCAGCAGGCTCAGAGTTCAGCCTACGGGAACAGCTACACCTACCCACCAAGCTCCTTGGGTGGCACGATTGTGGACGGACAGACAGGCTTTCATGGTGATACCCTCAACAAGGCACCAGGAATGAAcagcctggagcagggcatggtggGCCTGAAGATTGGGGACGTCACCACCTCTGCAGTCAAGACGGTAGGGTCGGTCGTCAGCAGTGTGGCCATGACAGGCATCCTTTCTGGCAACGGTGGGACGAATGTGCCCTTGCCAGTGTCGAAGccgacctcatgggctgccattGCCAGCAAACCTGCTAAACCACAGCCGAAAATGAAGGCCAAGAGCGGGCCTGCCATCGGGGGGGCGCTGCCCCCGCCACCTATTAAACATAACATGGACATTGGTACTTGGGACAACAAGGGACCTGTGCCCAAAGCCCCGGCCCCCCAGCAGGTTCCAGCCTCCTCGGtggccccccagccccagccggCCATGCAGCCTCTTCCCGCCCAACCTCCCCTTCCGGTCCCACCACAGCACACGGGCCCCCAGCAGCTGCCCCAGACCCGCTGGGTTGCCCCTCGTAGCAGAAATGCGGCGTTCGGGCAGACCGGGGGCCCCGGCAGCGACAGTAACTCCTCTGGGAGCGCTCAGCCCAGCACGACCCCGAGCGCAGAGTCCCACCCCGTCCTAGAAAAACTGAAAGCCGCCCACAGCTACAACCCCAAGGAGTTTGACTGGAACCTGAAGAGCGGGCGCGTGTTCATCATCAAGAGCTACTCAGAGGATGACGTGCACCGTTCTATCAAGTACTCGCTCTGGTGTAGCACAGAGCATGGCAACCGGCGCCTGGACAGTGCCTTCCGTGCCCTGGGCAGCAAGGGACCCGTCTACCTGCTCTTCAGCGTCAATGGCAGCGGCCATTTCTGCGGGGTGGCCGAGATGAAGTCGCCTGTGGACTACGGCACCAGCGCTGGGGTCTGGTCCCAGGACAAGTGGAAGGGCAAGTTTGACGTGAAGTGGATCTTCGTAAAGGACGTGCCCAACAGCCAGCTGCGGCACATCCGGCTggaaaacaatgacaacaagCCGGTCACCAACTCGCGTGACACCCAGGAGGTACCCCTGGAGAAGGCGCGGCAGGTGCTGCGGATCATCGCCTCCTACAGGCACAGCACCTCCATCTTCGATGACTTCTCACACTATGAGAGgcgccaggaggaggaggaggtggtgcgTAAG GAACGGCAGAGTCGAAACAAGCAGTGA
- the YTHDF1 gene encoding YTH domain-containing family protein 1 isoform X5 yields MVLCIRRIPFMTMTLSPTFLDSQTRDADYKIRKSNSYPSMADPYLSSYYPPSIGFPYSLNEAPWSTGGDPPIPYLTTYGQLSNGDHHFMHDAVFGQPGGLGSNIYQHRFNFFPENPAFSAWGTSGSQGQQAQSSAYGNSYTYPPSSLGGTIVDGQTGFHGDTLNKAPGMNSLEQGMVGLKIGDVTTSAVKTVGSVVSSVAMTGILSGNGGTNVPLPVSKPTSWAAIASKPAKPQPKMKAKSGPAIGGALPPPPIKHNMDIGTWDNKGPVPKAPAPQQVPASSVAPQPQPAMQPLPAQPPLPVPPQHTGPQQLPQTRWVAPRSRNAAFGQTGGPGSDSNSSGSAQPSTTPSAESHPVLEKLKAAHSYNPKEFDWNLKSGRVFIIKSYSEDDVHRSIKYSLWCSTEHGNRRLDSAFRALGSKGPVYLLFSVNGSGHFCGVAEMKSPVDYGTSAGVWSQDKWKGKFDVKWIFVKDVPNSQLRHIRLENNDNKPVTNSRDTQEVPLEKARQVLRIIASYRHSTSIFDDFSHYERRQEEEEVVRKERQSRNKQ; encoded by the exons AGTAACAGTTATCCCTCCATGGCCGACCCCTACCTGTCCAGCTATTACCCGCCATCCATCGGATTCCCCTATTCCCTCAACGAGGCACCGTGGTCTACTGGAGGGGACCCTCCAATCCCCTACCTCACCACCTACGGACAGCTCAGTAACGGAGACCACCACTTCATGCATGATGCTGTTTTCGGGCAGCCTGGGGGATTGGGGAGCAACATCTACCAGCACAGGTTTAATTTCTTCCCTGAAAACCCTGCCTTCTCGGCCTGGGGGACGAGTGGGTCTCAGGGTCAGCAGGCTCAGAGTTCAGCCTACGGGAACAGCTACACCTACCCACCAAGCTCCTTGGGTGGCACGATTGTGGACGGACAGACAGGCTTTCATGGTGATACCCTCAACAAGGCACCAGGAATGAAcagcctggagcagggcatggtggGCCTGAAGATTGGGGACGTCACCACCTCTGCAGTCAAGACGGTAGGGTCGGTCGTCAGCAGTGTGGCCATGACAGGCATCCTTTCTGGCAACGGTGGGACGAATGTGCCCTTGCCAGTGTCGAAGccgacctcatgggctgccattGCCAGCAAACCTGCTAAACCACAGCCGAAAATGAAGGCCAAGAGCGGGCCTGCCATCGGGGGGGCGCTGCCCCCGCCACCTATTAAACATAACATGGACATTGGTACTTGGGACAACAAGGGACCTGTGCCCAAAGCCCCGGCCCCCCAGCAGGTTCCAGCCTCCTCGGtggccccccagccccagccggCCATGCAGCCTCTTCCCGCCCAACCTCCCCTTCCGGTCCCACCACAGCACACGGGCCCCCAGCAGCTGCCCCAGACCCGCTGGGTTGCCCCTCGTAGCAGAAATGCGGCGTTCGGGCAGACCGGGGGCCCCGGCAGCGACAGTAACTCCTCTGGGAGCGCTCAGCCCAGCACGACCCCGAGCGCAGAGTCCCACCCCGTCCTAGAAAAACTGAAAGCCGCCCACAGCTACAACCCCAAGGAGTTTGACTGGAACCTGAAGAGCGGGCGCGTGTTCATCATCAAGAGCTACTCAGAGGATGACGTGCACCGTTCTATCAAGTACTCGCTCTGGTGTAGCACAGAGCATGGCAACCGGCGCCTGGACAGTGCCTTCCGTGCCCTGGGCAGCAAGGGACCCGTCTACCTGCTCTTCAGCGTCAATGGCAGCGGCCATTTCTGCGGGGTGGCCGAGATGAAGTCGCCTGTGGACTACGGCACCAGCGCTGGGGTCTGGTCCCAGGACAAGTGGAAGGGCAAGTTTGACGTGAAGTGGATCTTCGTAAAGGACGTGCCCAACAGCCAGCTGCGGCACATCCGGCTggaaaacaatgacaacaagCCGGTCACCAACTCGCGTGACACCCAGGAGGTACCCCTGGAGAAGGCGCGGCAGGTGCTGCGGATCATCGCCTCCTACAGGCACAGCACCTCCATCTTCGATGACTTCTCACACTATGAGAGgcgccaggaggaggaggaggtggtgcgTAAG GAACGGCAGAGTCGAAACAAGCAGTGA